The Syngnathus scovelli strain Florida chromosome 11, RoL_Ssco_1.2, whole genome shotgun sequence region ACGCTGCTCTTTGATTGCGATGGAATGTATTTGGACGAGGGGTCCATTAACTGAAGGAAATCGGCCGGGCCCACCCCAACCCGTCCCCCCATGTATATATTTCTTAAGTCTGAGGTCTGGGAACGGGTTTGATTATCTTGTCATATGGGTGTGTtgagaatgtttttatttttttttagagttcTGAAGAAACGACTGTGCAAATAAACTTATCGAGCTATAATAGGAAGGAATCTAATATCACGCCCTTTATAGTTCCGTTATTCTCAGCGCTTTAGATTAAAGCAAAACATTTTCAGTGATCCTCAGGATGTTCCTGTGCAGAAAGAAAGCAGGAAGAGGACAGAGCCTTGGAAGGGAAGTATAGTGAAGCAAAAGTTCCTCAATGGAAATATTATAGCGGTCTCATCCTGCCCATGGCCAGAATTGTGGCCTGACACTCAATGCGATCATTATCTTGATGGACAAAAGGTCCAAATAAGGACAAAGGTCGCAGTTGAGATACATTTGTGGCAACAGTGGTAATGTATTTTATATCCTGTATTACAGTCAAGCCACCTTCTTTCAGTTTCTCACTTAGCATGTGTCAGCCGCAGTAGCTGTTCCTCTTGTAACTCTGTCACACATGACCTCCAAGAACCCATATTAAATGCAATAAAGCCGGGTGGCCCCAAAAGAAGAGTTTATCTTTCCCGATTGCTCACTGAGCTCCCAGCATGACATCAAAAGAGACTCGAAGAGGAAGCGCATGAAAATGAGTGACCTCTGGCACCGGAACACACCCAACCACATTCCACACAATTACAGACGGCACGGCAAGCCTGGAAAAGAACAGCAGGTCATTTACTGCTCACGAAAGAGGCCTGGAAATATGTTTACATTGCCATTAAGCCTTGGTGCCCTGCCAAAGCGGTGACGGCCATGCCGCAAATTGTCATGATTGTAGTCTTAGTCCGTTAGCTGGGCCCTAGAATTACATGACAAGCACAATAGCCAGAGGATTGTTATGAAGCAAAAGCAACAACTAGCTCAGTCAGGCGTTTGTTGAAatcctgccatctagtggtaaaaCATAAATTACAAGAACGTGAACATACTTGTAGCTAAATGCTAGAAACACTGCATTTAAAAGTCGGTCAGTAAATTACAGTTTCATCAatctgatagatagatagatagatagatagatagataaataaataaataaatgaatgaatgaatgaatgaataaataaataaataaataaataaagagctgTTAGCGACACAAACTCTGTCCCAACACAAGAAGTTGAGCTCAGTAAACTATTTATTCAAGTATTTCCAACTAATGCATCAGAATTATTTACAGTGCATCATTTTCACTAGTGCAGGTCTGAGTTCACGTGACTGAACAAGGCCCACAAATGGAATTTTTATTTTGCTAAAACACCACCGCCACCCTGCCGCATATTtacacattcattcatttaaagatgagttcacacacatacacaaacacacacacacttgctacATGTGTACGGCTTACTCAAGGCAGATACTAACTGCCATTTTGTATAAGCAACTATGAAGCCACactgaaaagaaggaaaaaagtaGCTGCATTATTTCCAAGAGAACGTTGTAATAGGACAAGTCATCAATAGGATACGACAAATGCCAAAATTCAGGTAACCGAGTAATCAaccaattaattttaaaaaattatatatatatatatatatatatatatatacacacacacacacacaatgaataaaataactttttgggGTCCCTTAAGATATGAATTAATGGCAGAACATTTGAAAGTTTTACTGTGTCTTTATAAGACACAGCAGAAAGAAGAATCTGCacgcaagtcaaagcaaaaaaatgcgtcttggaaaaaaaaaatatatatattacaaatatataTTACAAGACACAAAAAAATTATGTTATGACTTGACAACTCTCATAATTTTCATTTTTCTATTTCTCTTTTCAGTGTGGCCTGAACACCCCttagtattttttttgcacaaataaCACCTCAAAGGAGAAACACAGCATAgtatgatgttttgtttttaaaggagACATAATGTGCTTTTTTCCGTCTTACTAGCAGATctgaaaaatgactttttttaacTCTGAAATTAGCCTGTTTTGAGAGAGCTGTCCCATTGCTCACCCCAACCTCACTTTTGTATACAAGCCAATAAAAAGTCAATGTTCCACAATATGTCCCCTTTAAAGTCTTCTTGTATACTGTATCAGCTAGTCAGTGAACAAATGACAGACATCGGTACTACCTGTGTGTGAATGACAAAACATGGATGTCACTTGGTAATGGAGGTTTTCTTTCTCCGGACCACAATTCATATTTGGACTGACAGACTTGGTCGGGTCTGACCTCTTTAAGGAAGAGTTCATGGTATGACAAAACAACCTTCACACCTCACAGAGGATGATGGGGAAGTCTACGTGAATACAGGGATGCTGCAGTTTCACAATtccctaaagaaaaaaaaaaaaaaaagaaatgacatcACAATAGACATCATTTAATTCTGCAGCATTTCAGTTGAGTTTTAGCATTCGGGCGCAATTTCCAACACAAATAACATTTTGTAGTTTAGTGTTCAATAACACTTTTCTTCCCAACACTTTGAGCTCACCTGTGGGATCAAATTCTTCTGAATTCTCTTCAACTTGGATTTTTTTCGACCGTTTTTTGTCACCACCGTCTCCTCGTAGAATTCGTGGGCAAGGTCGCCATCCTCGTCGTAGTATAGCGAGCTGCCCAACACAACAGTAACTTTAAACATGCAACCTGCAACTCAAAGTTTAATCATTGTAcaactttggaggttccaacataaccaaaaataatttaatcgTCTGTGTTTACCTCCTCCTTGTAAAAACAAAGGGTGTTGCGTTTCTGGAACATTTAAGGCGGGCCACCGACTGCTCGCTGCCATTAACGGCAGAGTCCCCTCCTGACCCGCTACTGGAAAAAGGCCAGGCGCCTTTGGCTTTGGATCCGCTTCCTCCCATTCTCATCACACGTAAGGCATCATTAGGTCTTCAGCTGAAGCGCTAATCTGGTTCTTGAACCAGCCTGGCAATTCCTTAATGAAGCCGGAAGCTGAGTAAGTAATGAGACAATACAAATCACACTTCATTCTTGTGGCCACAATTAAACAACTCACCATATTAAGTTGAGTGAACTGATCGGTTGGGCCGAATTTGAGCATTTTAGCAACAGAACAAAAACAGCCGGGATCTAATTGTCggatgttttgaaaatatttgagaagtttgatgtgtgtttgtttatcttGCATATTGTGCACATTATGATGAATGCCAGAGCACTCTAACAAAATAGTGCTGTTTGCCAAAATACTAACTAACACCAGTTCTCAAATTACTTCACTGGCTTCCTGTTTGTAAAAGGCTAGAGTTGCAAAATCTTTTGGTTGACAAAGCAAGTATTAAATACATCCTGGATTTATAAGCTCCATGTGAAGCAGCTGGTGGTCCCAAGTAATCAGAGACAGGTTTATTGAAACCAACAAGCATATGTATACCTCGCTGGCAATTAACACTGCTAGTTTAGTAGAAAattatcattttaaaaataaagacaatttgtaGAGCTCTGGCATTGAATTCACTGAAATGCACAGTGAGTACATGGTGGTTCCTGGAtgcttatttaaaaaataacaataaaacaaaaactcgAAACAGCTATCAAACAACTAAGTGGCTAATAACAAGCAGTTACAAATAAAATCGTTTAATGTTAAGTCATAAGTTAGCTTTAGTGTGGGGGATGCTAACCAACTGGGCCATAACTAACCGATCTGACGTCATAATTATTAGCCTTACTTTCATGGGATAGTATTGATCACTCCACGTGTTTCGTACACAAAACATACATGTTACAATCACGACAGAAAATCTATTTGGAGCTAATAGTCGGTTAGCAGGGTGGCTAACCGACAACTAGCTACTGCTAAGTGAAGCATGCTATCCCATTAGCCTCCTCTGACGCAGCTTAGCAACGAGCGTTAAAAACGTAAACGACACCtgttatttaaataaaatgctTTACTCTCTTTAACGCTATTACCGGGCAAACCGTGGCTACGAACCGTGTCACCGTTTCACAACCTACCTTCTACACCTTTTAATCTCCATGATGTAAACGCTCGTTGCTAGGGGCGGTGTAGGGATCAAGATAACACACCCCTTAAGGGCTCAATCTTGTATGTATAGGCTTGaaataaaactttaaaaaaaataaaaaaataaaaacaacaccaaCCATCCTGATAgaaatttatttaaattagtGCACATTTGTCACATTTAAAAGGATGTGATAGTCACTTGAATGTTGACTTTAGGCACCAGTTAATCAACAGTCCTGCTATTGTTCTCTAATactttatataaaatatatgtaaCATCTCAATGTTAAAACTTTACATTTTTCTATAGTGACAATCATCACTTGATTAGTACCAAGTGACCTTTTTTTGGCAAGAGAGGCAGGTTACTACCTGAACTGATTTttctagttgacatttgttgaGAAAAACCATGAACAACCTGGACCTATCAATTTGCAGGGAGAGCTTCATTTCTTTCACCAAAGGTTTGGCGGGATAAGATTTGGCTCATGTGTTATCTTGAGTAGAAGCACTACAGATAGTCAagtacaaccaaaaaaaaaaatggattctcTAAGTAATCATGTGCAGGACCATTGGATTATTCTGATGAAATAGTCTTTCAGTGAACTTGTGTACATTTAAAAGGAAAAAGACAACATGGGGGAATAAAAGCAGAGTTAGGTATTATACAGTAAAAATTCACACAAGTAAAAATTCACACAGTCGATACGAGTGACTTTGACATTGGTGGTGCTCAGACATTCAGCATCTCGCAACAATGTTCACACACCCATATCACTCATAAATTGACAGTGAAAAAACCTGAGTTGTACCCTTTGTGGGTATAGAGGACATGACAGGACTGGAATGTCTACTTTCAATgaacacaaaacaatacatGTGTATCCCAATACTTGACCTTCAAGGGGAtacgtcataccaaagactataaaaatgggacccattgcctccctgcttggcactcagcattaagggttggaattggggggttagatcaccaaatgattcccgagcgcggcaccgctgctgctcactgctcccctctcccccaggggatggatcaaaatcacatggggatgggttaaatgcagaggacaaatttcaccacacccagatgtgtgtgtgacgatgatcattgggacttttttttGACTTTAACTAAAGTTTATGAAAACAATCATAAGCGATATGTATTCTGGCATTTTCACATTACATGTTTAGGAATGGCATTTTCACATTACATGTTTAGGAAAACAAATCATGTATACACCCAAAATAATTTTTATATGCAAAATAGTTTTCTAATTTTGGCACCTCCTTATCGatacaaaaaaatgacattgaatGGCTCATTAGGTAGTAGACAAGAACATCTGCCAGTCCTCCGTGGTCTCAACTCACTCTCTCAGGCACATCAGACTCTCCAGGTGTCAGGCACTGCTTCTCGCATCTTCTCACACGCACATTCGCGTCAGCGTTCTCTCTTGCACGCTCTCATCGTCTCGCGCCCCTTTCACACTCTCGTTCACCAAAGAGGTGTTTTTTAGTTTTCATTCGTTCACGGGAGCTTCACGAGCATCGGCGACTGGCCGTCAAGGCCACGGTCTAGCCAAAGAAGTGCTACGTTTTAGGTCTCCCTGTTACGTAGGAGTGTGTTCAGCCCGGGGTGGAGCCGCGCAAGGCCTCCTGCATCTTGGCTCGAGCCACTTTGTAGCGCTCCACGATCTGCTTAACGTGCTCTTCTTCCTCGCGTTGGAGGATGAGCAGGAAGTTCTTCAATTCCGGCGTGGAGAACGCATCCCACTGCAAACAAAGGACAGGGAAAACGGGATTAGCTGTAGCAGATTTGCATCAAGTAACAACTTGAAACAATTGAATTCTAGCGAACAACAAAACACTTACATTGACTTCTCCAGTCTCGTTCTCCTTCAGAACAAAGCTGAGCATTTTCTCATTGGGCCCAGCGCACAGTCGCAGATGTAGGGGGCGCTCATTGTCGGACAGTTTACGTATGTACACTGCAGGAGAAGACACAAGCTTAATTTAGGAACAATTTCCAAAGTGCGATTAAAAAATGATTTGCGCAATACCTTGGTCGTGGCGCTCGCTGCGTTCAAACAAAGCAAACTTTCCGGGGTTGTCAACAACGGTGAACTTTTTCAGCAGGGCTTCGATGACCTCGCGCGCCGACGTGCGGGAACTGATATGCAAGTGCTTGGACGCGTCCTTGGGCAAGTAGAACGAGGTGCGCCGCTTCACACCACCACCCTTCCTGGAACTGGCGTTCTGCCCGCCGCCGCCTTTCTTCGGTTGCATGACGGACACAGGCCTCGCCAGCTTGAACTGAACTTTAATGAAGCCAGTATAGGAACCATCCTTGTTCTGTGCACAAGGACACATTTCTTAAACTGTTGCACGAATTTGAAATCCTGGCATTTGACCAGGGGTGTGTAGAATTTTGATATCCATTGTAAAGTTAATACTAACCATATTCATGAACAGATTGCTATTGATCTGAGTGTTGTACTCCTTGATCTGCTTCTGAGTATCAGTAGTGGTCAATACCTGCTTGCCACATTCAATTGGTTCATCCTATAAGGATACAGAGAAGGGTGGGGTGAGTGTTTACACAGACTCAAACATAAACAGCTTAGTGCCTCCCATCCGGTCAAGCGTTAAGAATCAGCACGTCAACACTCCAGAAAAAAACACACGCATGTATGTTGAGTCATTTACTTTTCAGATTATAAATCACACTTTTGTTCATGGTTTGGTTTGTCCTGCGCTTTATGTAGATTAAAATTAGAGCTCAGACTGGCACCCGAAATCCCTGTTCCTAATAATGTGGATTTTCTTTTGGCAGTTGGCAAATCCTTTTTTCGGTCAGTTTAAAAATACAGACTTTGCATGGGGCtattttttgctatttttttatgattacaTCAACAGTGGGATAAATGAGAACATGCTAATTATTCTTTCCTAATGATCTGATTATTTTCTTGCAATTTTCAAACATTTCAATACATGACCTAACTAAACACAACAGAATGACTCAACTTGAATGTTATTGGTCCAAGAGAGAATAATGCAAAGTTGTGTTTATAGCTCAAACTGTAGAGTCAAGGCTTGAAAGGGCTCTTTTGTGTGTTTGGCAAGCGGTGGTTGCATCAGACCCACATCCTGCCAACGCAGGCAAAAGTGACGCTATCCAATCTTGTTCCGCGCCTGCGCCTTTGACGCTGTGGGAGGGCTAATGGGAGGACGACGGTAAGGGTGGCTGTGAGCTGCTGTAGGTTGGGCCTGTACAACTTGCAGCTGTTTGCAATGATAGTGAGCAAAGCTCAGCCCCGTGCATTCCTTCAGCAAGTGGTCATgtaaaaatagcccccgcctgtGGGAGCTACAATACCCTCCCTTGTGTAGCAGACATCCTGTGAGGTCAGCTGACTAGTCGGCCAGTCACGTTCCACTCATTACAGCTCTGGCGCTATCGTGAGCATCGAATAGGCTTTTTCCTGTTTGCACAAGCCAATTGGCATTTCCTGCATGAGAATGCAACGAAGCagcacattttattttcatataAGGCACTGTCGGAGTAAAAATCTCAACGATCAATACTACCCCTTTTAATGTGGTCGGGTAGAGATCTACACTGGGGGGCTTTGAAGTATAATAAGATCAATTTTATCACACCTTATGGCCGATTGTAGGGACGATGTGTTTAAGTGATGTTTTAAACCGGTCAATAAATCAGTAAGTCCCATCTGCAGCTTTCCATTAACACTGACCACAGTAAAACCAAACCAAGAAAGTAAGTGATGGGTGTGTGATGGGTGTGTGGACTACTACAACGTAAAATTTCACAACATCCAATGAATCATCAATGATgcgaaaatgcaaaaaaaatcctctaAGTCAGTGAATGGTGGGTGTATACTTGGAAATATGCGAGGAGCTCATGCGTCACCAAACATGGACTTCTAGTGAAGGCTGCGTGTTGGGTGTTAAAATGGCTTCTATTGGCATTTGGTTTATTATGTACAGCGTTACAAATGTACTTAATACCACATTATTGGTATTACACAATAAATTGCTATCAGAGTGTTGCGGACCCACCACCAGAAAATAATTTCAAACACTAATGCTCTAAAAAAATGCTTATTTTATGGTTGTTCATTATGATGACACAAAGCACAGGTCGGTCTGTGCTAAGAAAGCCTTTAATGCTGTCCAAAAGCAAAGGAGTTCGCATATGTCACCTTCTCAAACTCCTTGCTTTAATCtgcacacactttttttgtggCAGACAGACATGACAGTCAACGGAGGAAGGGATAGTGTAACGTGTCTGTATCAGCTCATGGATAGTTTTTCCCAAACTGGGACTAAACACAGCATCATTGATTGATTACCACCCAAAAAGTTGAACGAAAAGAACACCATATTGAGTCGAATAATTATGTTTAACTCTGAAACACAATAAAGTCAATCCATCAAGCTTTAACGTGTAACTGACAGCCCGGTTAAAAACGCATTAAGGGACAAATAGGAATTGTGAGCATCAAGAAAGCGGAAGCGAAGTGCAACTTCCACATTTAAATGTCCACAGTTTGTTTATTCCCGATTTTATTAATTCCTTCGTTATTtttagatggggggggggggggggtctcaccTTCTTGACATGAGAGTTCGCTTTGCGGCCTTTGGGGAAGAAGGACGTGCGGGCGGTAAAATACTGCTCAAACTCCGTGTCGGAGTCGGCAGCTTCGTCGCTGCAGTATCCGCTGCTGGTGGAGCTGCCCCACGTCTTCTCGAAGGAAGGCGACTTGTCCGAGCTACTAGCCGTGCTTGACATGGTGATGATGGGGCGAGAATCGCTAAGCTACTTACGATTAATGATAAATTCCAACTGAGTAATTAGTCTTGAAGCTAAAATCTTCTTGAAGTCTGTATTAACTTCAACGGCGAGCCAATATAAGGAGACGATCTACCTCAAAACAACTTGATAGACGCGTTAAAATCAAAGAATAACCGTTAACTAATCTCTCTAGTAAAGTCTTCTAACTGCCTCGTTTCCTCTCTCTAAAAGTGTGACTGTGTGAAACAGGATGCACTTGGGTGGAGACCCCGCCCGGCCCGTAGCCACGCCCATTTGGCCGTTGGCTTTGGAAAATACACAAAACCAGCGCAGCACTTTCTGATTGGACGAGTGACATCCGGAAGTGACAGCAGATACAGACACGCTTCCTAATTGGACGAACGATGCCGGGGATGACGCTGGGTATTCTACGCATGCGCAGCGACAACCTTCGACCGTCTCATGTGCTCCAATGGCGTCAAATGGGCGTCATTTAGTACAGTAAATGTTCAACAATTTCATTACAATTCTGATCACTCATGTTTGCAAACCATTTTTGAAGTTTAAATTCAAACCCAAACAAACACATACTTCGCTGCATCCCAGAGAATGATGCACCTGTCTTCGAGGTGTGGAATGAGAGTTAGGGTCTGTCGGGTGATGCTGATATAAtaagataaataataataatctactTGCAACCGATGTGAAACTGGCTGAACTGGTGATTCCACTTTCAAGTTATGCGGGATAGTTCGAATCTATGACAATGGTTTTCATTCAGTCCTGGCTTCCTCTCTCTATGCATAGATTTGTGATTAGGAAATCACAGTCTCTAACTGCATCGTTTACATAAATGGTGCCATGTAGGAAGTGCACTGAGGTACATTAGTATTACATTTAGGAAAACTGttgttatttatattatttttttaattacaatttCTCTGAAGTTTTACTTGTCACAAGCCTGATACAACACGTCAATGAGGATGAGAATATTTATCTATTGAGAAAGGTTTACACAAGGTGTTACTTCACAGTTTCTCAACAGTAACGCATTTCCTTTACTGCCTGTATTGCACGTCTCTTTGCAACGACATTGGCCAGGCCTTTTACTGCTTTATATTTGCACATACGATCATTTGGAGGATGCCAGAGAAATGTGACAACTACGATAAGAGTGAAGTGGAAACTCCATGCTTTGCAATACAAGTTTGAAAAGGGTTTCTTACCACATTGGTGTCCGTTTCGATGGTGTGCTCCACAACCAAAGTGTAATCAGTGGAAGAACCTCGATCCCAGCTGCAGTCTAAGCGGATTAGGGGACGACAGCGGTAGTGGCACGTGAACTTGCAATCTGGAGGAACAGAAAGTTACACACACTTAATTCACAATTTATTGCATTGCTCTGTCACGCTAATAAAAATCCTCTAGTGGCCATGATGGTCCTTGCAGTGGAATAGAACCTGTTGAGGGTTGGTTCTAGTAATTTGATGACCAGTGCTCTACTAGAAAATATGACTACAAATATGGATAAAAATCCCTGATACTATTCATATTTTCTAAGTAgaatcaaaaaaatattttggtcatTGCTATTTACAATATTTAATGTCAAAAAGAACACAATCTCACAGATTTTTCTTGCAGCTCTTTATGTGCATgtatctgtttttgttttgttttccgtaATATGGTGGTCATACTGATAATTGTGGCAATTTTGGTCATGGTAACCCAGACACGAAATGTTTAATCTTTAACCACAATACAATATGAATAGCTTTTAAGATCATATGATGTAGAATACGTTCAGTAAGATGATAGTTTGCCATTGTTCTCTTCAGGCCTGCTGTTAAGCATTAGCGTTGTTTCACAAGAACCGCACAGGCCTATGATTGCCTATTCTACCTACAAAACCACCATCCTATCTTTGTGTGGGCTTCTGATGAAGAACAGGAAGTTCAAGACTTTGTTTCATTTTGAAGATAGAGTCCCATACATGAGAAACATACAATGTCAGTGGGTTTGACATTTCCAAAAATGATTAATTAAGCAAGTAAACTTCatattgtcattttatttcattgtcatGCATCTTCTCCTCGCACAAACACATAATGGTGGACTCACTGGCGCAGCGCAAGCTCTGCTTGTAGAGGCCCCAGATGAAGTCCCCGCACAGGTCGCACCATGTGGGCTGAGAGTGGCTACAGGGTTGGAAGTCATGGCCCTCCCCGGTCTCCTCCGTCAGGTGCTGGTCCACCTCGCAGCTGCTCAGGACCCGGATGATGCCCACCCGACTCAGCAGATCTGGCACCTTTCCCGGGCTGATCCTCAAGGCGTTGGCTCGCTCCAAACGTGGTGGGGAGCGGGGTGAGCATGCTCCGGTCAGCTGGATCTGCTCCCCGCCAGACCTCAGGTCACGTAGCTCAATCAACTCCCCCATGGACATTGTGTCACTCCTGACCTCTACACCTCCAATGTCACTAAGAGACAGAAAAACACACTTTCAAACACTGAAAGCAGACATCTTTATTTAACTTTGATATTTTTTAATTCTCATTACAGATTAATTTCAATAATATTGGGGGGGTGGGGTTCAGTGCATCTTCAATCCTCGTTGGGATAAACAGTACAGATGATAGACGGAAGGATAGATGGatttttgtgttttaaaagattctATGAGATTTTGTGTTATATGAATATCACTAGTGGTACGCTGGCTCCCTCTCATGGTATGTGAAATACTCACTGaatagttcagttgtatttcacttttttttaacgtttccttttttatttttatatagtgTAGTGTGCAGTGTTAATTTTGAAACTATGCAAAACGTTGAAGTAGtttataaatacatacatacaaacaagtGCATTAAAATGTGCCTTTGTTGGATA contains the following coding sequences:
- the LOC125977799 gene encoding tumor suppressor candidate 2; its protein translation is MRMGGSGSKAKGAWPFSSSGSGGDSAVNGSEQSVARLKCSRNATPFVFTRRSSLYYDEDGDLAHEFYEETVVTKNGRKKSKLKRIQKNLIPQGIVKLQHPCIHVDFPIILCEV
- the LOC125977795 gene encoding ras association domain-containing protein 1 isoform X1, translating into MFFKQSAYLSDFIGDIGGVEVRSDTMSMGELIELRDLRSGGEQIQLTGACSPRSPPRLERANALRISPGKVPDLLSRVGIIRVLSSCEVDQHLTEETGEGHDFQPCSHSQPTWCDLCGDFIWGLYKQSLRCANCKFTCHYRCRPLIRLDCSWDRGSSTDYTLVVEHTIETDTNVDEPIECGKQVLTTTDTQKQIKEYNTQINSNLFMNMNKDGSYTGFIKVQFKLARPVSVMQPKKGGGGQNASSRKGGGVKRRTSFYLPKDASKHLHISSRTSAREVIEALLKKFTVVDNPGKFALFERSERHDQVYIRKLSDNERPLHLRLCAGPNEKMLSFVLKENETGEVNWDAFSTPELKNFLLILQREEEEHVKQIVERYKVARAKMQEALRGSTPG
- the LOC125977795 gene encoding ras association domain-containing protein 1 isoform X2, with translation MSSTASSSDKSPSFEKTWGSSTSSGYCSDEAADSDTEFEQYFTARTSFFPKGRKANSHVKKDEPIECGKQVLTTTDTQKQIKEYNTQINSNLFMNMNKDGSYTGFIKVQFKLARPVSVMQPKKGGGGQNASSRKGGGVKRRTSFYLPKDASKHLHISSRTSAREVIEALLKKFTVVDNPGKFALFERSERHDQVYIRKLSDNERPLHLRLCAGPNEKMLSFVLKENETGEVNWDAFSTPELKNFLLILQREEEEHVKQIVERYKVARAKMQEALRGSTPG